Within Sorangiineae bacterium MSr11367, the genomic segment CTGGATGACCTCCACCTTCCACCGCGGGCCCATTTCGACGGATTTCGACGTTCGCATTCAGCTCGCCGAGCTCGATTACCTCACATCGTCCGTGGCGGCCCAGCGTTCGCTGGCGGAAAACTACGCGGGATTGCCCTTCCAATGAATTACCGACCGCACACCGCGGGCAGCCAGCCCGAGTACCTGCACGAGGCTTACCAGAGCACGCGCAAGCGTTCACCGCTGCAGCCGTTGGTCCGCCTCCCCCCGGGATGCACGGAGTCGAGCGGGCCGACCTTTTCGCCACGGCACGTTCCACCCATCGCGGACATGTCCAAAACGGCGGATGGCCGCGAGGCTGCCGGGCAGCGCATCGTCGTGGCCGGGCGGGTGACCGACGAGGACGGGCGCCCGGTCTCGAACACCATGATCGAGCTCTGGCAGGCCAATGCGGCGGGGCGCTACGACCACCCCGGCGACACGCACGATGCGCCCGTGGATCCGAATTTTCCCGGTGTGGGGCGCGTCTTCACGGATGACGATGGGCTCTATCGATTCATGAGCATCAAGCCCGGCGCGTATCCGTGGCGCAACCATCACAATGCGTGGCGGCCGAATCATATTCACTTTTCGCTATTCGGACCCGGGTGTGCCTCGCGGCTCATTACGCAGATGTATTTTCCCGGGGACCCTTTGCTGGCGCTCGATCCGATTTACAATTCCATTCCGGACGCCGAAGCGCGGCGGCGCCTGATATCCACGTTTGACATCGAATTAACCTTGCCGGAATACGCACTGGGCTACAGGTTCGATCTGGTGCTGCGCGGGACCCGAAGCACCCCGTTCGAAGGAACATGAGCATGACCTCCGCAACGAGCCAGCAAACCATCGGGCCGTTTTGGCACGGCCTTGCCGACGAAGACTGGTGCGACCTGACCCGGTTCGGGGGCGACACGGGGGAGCGTCGCCCGCTCATCCTCACCGGCCGCATCGTCGACGGAAACGGTGCACTGGTCACCGATGCCTGCATCGAAACGTGGCAAACGAGCCCGCCCGCGAGCGACACCTTCCCGGGATGGGGCCGTTGCGCCACCAACGCCGAAGGCACCTTTCGCATCCGCACGCTCATCCCGGACGATCATCCGGCGCAAGCCCCGCACATCACCGTGCTGGTGCACGCGCGCGGTCTGCTCAAGCCGCTCCTCACCCGCGCCTACTTCGCCAACCATCCCATGAACGAGCGCGATCCGGTGCTGCAATCCATCGATCCGGCCCGCCGCCCCACCTTGTTGGCGCATCCGGTGGGCGAGGCGCGATGGCAATTCGACATTCGGCTGCAGGGGGAAAACGAAACCGTGTTTTTCGAGGTCTAACGACGAATATGATCGACAAGCGCGTACCATCGATTCGCGAAGCCGTCGCGGACATTCGAGACGGCGCCACGGTGCTCGTGGGCGGCTTCGGCTCCGTGGGGCAACCCAATGCCCTCATCGATGGATTGATCGAACAGGGCGCCGGAGATCTCACCATCGTCTCCAACAACGCGGGCACCGGCCACGTCGGCTTGGCCCGCCTCATGGAGCTCGGGCGGGTGCGACGCATCCTCTGCAGCTTCCCCCGAAGTGCAGGCTCCGTCGTGTTCGAGGAACTGTACCGGCAGGGAAAAATCGAGCTCGAAATCGTCCCCCAGGGCACCCTGGCCGAGCGCATTCGTGCGGCCGGCGCAGGCGTCGGCGCCTTCTATACGCCCACCGCGTACGGCACCCGCCTCGCGCAGGGCAAAGAAACGCGCATCATCGATGGCCGCCCCCACGTGCTCGAATACGCACTTCCGGCCGACGTCGCCCTCGTGGAAGCATGGCAGGCCGATCGCTGGGGCAATCTCACGTTCCGCGAAACGGGGCGAAACTTCAACGCCGTCATGGCCACCGCCGCCAAGCTCACCATTGTCCAAACGCACCACATCGTCGAACTCGGCACCCTCGATCCCGAAGCCATCGTCACCCCCGGCGTCTACGTCCACCGCGTGGTCCACTTCCCGGTGCCTCAATGACCATTCAGAGAATTCACATGAAGGCGGGAAGGCGGGAAGGTTTTTGGGATTTCAATTGGCGCAGTGAGCCAACTGGAAAACCCAAAATCAGCGTTCCGCGACGCCTCGTGCCGAAACGCCTTCCCGCCTTCCCGCCTTCATGTCAATTCTCTCTCCTAAGAGTTGCCGCATGAGATTCGAGCCGCTCACACGTCGCCAGATGGCCGAACGCGTCGTTCGTGACATTCCCGAGGGG encodes:
- the pcaH gene encoding protocatechuate 3,4-dioxygenase subunit beta is translated as MNYRPHTAGSQPEYLHEAYQSTRKRSPLQPLVRLPPGCTESSGPTFSPRHVPPIADMSKTADGREAAGQRIVVAGRVTDEDGRPVSNTMIELWQANAAGRYDHPGDTHDAPVDPNFPGVGRVFTDDDGLYRFMSIKPGAYPWRNHHNAWRPNHIHFSLFGPGCASRLITQMYFPGDPLLALDPIYNSIPDAEARRRLISTFDIELTLPEYALGYRFDLVLRGTRSTPFEGT
- the pcaG gene encoding protocatechuate 3,4-dioxygenase subunit alpha, translated to MTSATSQQTIGPFWHGLADEDWCDLTRFGGDTGERRPLILTGRIVDGNGALVTDACIETWQTSPPASDTFPGWGRCATNAEGTFRIRTLIPDDHPAQAPHITVLVHARGLLKPLLTRAYFANHPMNERDPVLQSIDPARRPTLLAHPVGEARWQFDIRLQGENETVFFEV
- a CDS encoding 3-oxoacid CoA-transferase subunit A gives rise to the protein MIDKRVPSIREAVADIRDGATVLVGGFGSVGQPNALIDGLIEQGAGDLTIVSNNAGTGHVGLARLMELGRVRRILCSFPRSAGSVVFEELYRQGKIELEIVPQGTLAERIRAAGAGVGAFYTPTAYGTRLAQGKETRIIDGRPHVLEYALPADVALVEAWQADRWGNLTFRETGRNFNAVMATAAKLTIVQTHHIVELGTLDPEAIVTPGVYVHRVVHFPVPQ